From Delphinus delphis chromosome X, mDelDel1.2, whole genome shotgun sequence, a single genomic window includes:
- the TCEAL6 gene encoding LOW QUALITY PROTEIN: transcription elongation factor A protein-like 6 (The sequence of the model RefSeq protein was modified relative to this genomic sequence to represent the inferred CDS: deleted 1 base in 1 codon), whose product MEKLCNENEGKLESEGKPENEVKPENQGKSDEEEKPEVEGKSEHEGELQNEGRPEDQGQPEDERKREKQDKSEAEGKPHGEGKVESQAKPESQPRAAEKHTAEDYVPRKAKRKTDRGTDDSPKDYQNNLQERHLGSEEMMTECADMSRAQEELRKRQKMGDFHWMQRDVQDPFTQGANGVSGE is encoded by the exons ATGGAAAAACTCTgcaatgaaaatgaaggaaagctGGAAAGCGAAGGAAAGCCAGAAAATGAAGTAAAGCCTGAAAATCAAGGAAAGTCAGATGAGGAAGAAAAGCCAGAAGTGGAGGGGAAGTCAGAACACGAGGGAGAGCTCCAGAATGAGGGACGGCCAGAAGACCAGGGACAACCAGAagatgagaggaagagagaaaagcaggaCAAGTCCGAAGCTGAGGGAAAGCCACACGGTGAGGGCAAGGTGGAATCCCAGGCAAAGCCAGAGAGTCAGCCGCGGGCTGCCGAAAAGCACACCGCTGAAGACTATGTGCCCcggaaagcaaaaagaaaaacggacAGGGGGACGGACGATTCCCCCAAGGACTATCAGAACAACTTACAGGAAAGGCATCTGGGCAGTGAGGAGATGATGACAGAATGTGCAGATATGTCAAGGGCTCAGGAAGAGctaaggaaaagacagaaaatgggTGACTTTCATTGGATGCAAAGAGATGTACAGGATCCATTCACC CAAGGGGCCAACGGGGTGTCAGGGGAATGA
- the TCEAL2 gene encoding transcription elongation factor A protein-like 2, producing the protein MEKLCSENEGKPENQGKVENKGQPPDARKLGVACTVEDKEKLENKGRIDLKGKTEDEEVLKDKEKPDSEAKPKEGKPVSEGKPKEGKPESEGKPVSEEKPKEEKPASEPRAAGKRPAGDDVPRKAKRKTNKGLAQCLKEYKEAIHDMHLSNEEMIREFDEMARVEDEVKKTRQKLGGFMWMQKSLQDPFHPRGPRELRGGCRAPQRGFEDIPFV; encoded by the coding sequence ATGGAAAAACTCTGCAGTGAAAATGAAGGAAAGCCTGAGAACCAAGGCAAGGTGGAAAACAAAGGACAGCCACCGGATGCGAGAAAGCTGGGAGTAGCTTGTACTGTGGAAGACAAGGAAAAGTTAGAAAACAAGGGAAGGATAGATCTCAAGGGAAAGACAGAAGATGAGGAAGTACTAAAGGATAAAGAAAAGCCAGACAGTGAGGCAAAGCCAAAAGAAGGAAAGCCAGTGAGTGAGGGAAaaccaaaagaaggaaaaccagagAGTGAGGGAAAGCCAGTGAGCGAGGaaaagccaaaagaagaaaagccagCCAGCGAACCAAGGGCTGCAGGAAAGCGCCCAGCTGGGGATGATGTACCCAGGAAGgccaaaagaaaaaccaacaagGGGCTGGCTCAGTGTCTCAAGGAATACAAGGAGGCCATACACGATATGCATTTGAGCAATGAAGAGATGATAAGAGAATTTGACGAGATGGCCAGGGTGGAGGATGAGGTGAAGAAAACCAGACAGAAATTGGGGGGGTTTATGTGGATGCAAAAAAGTTTACAGGACCCCTTCCACCCGAGGGGCCCAAGGGAACTCAGGGGTGGCTGCAGGGCCCCACAAAGGGGCTTTGAAGACATTCCTTTTGTGTAA